A stretch of the Phyllopteryx taeniolatus isolate TA_2022b chromosome 5, UOR_Ptae_1.2, whole genome shotgun sequence genome encodes the following:
- the skor1b gene encoding SKI family transcriptional corepressor 1 homolog-B isoform X1, with protein sequence MTKANTPAATDTLLFLSLHHACDRGCVGQDERSAAPALKHPFFHNMEPIPAGRDSSSSPGSKQELSYPTSNNLKPNQVGETVLYGIPIVSLVIDCQERLCLAQISNTLLKNYSYNEIHNRRVALGITCVQCTPVQLEILRRAGAMPISSRRCGMITKREAERLCKSFLGAHSPPKLPENFAFDVCHECSWGSRGSFIPARYNSSRAKCIKCSYCNMYFSPNKFIFHSHRTPESKYTQPDAANFNSWRRHLKLTDKSNQTDVLHAWEDVKAMFNGGSRKRTLPGCGSESISPLKSHGPNLHRQSPEIPAKILNCEDNRVSVGPRSYPVIPVPSKGFGMLQKIPPPLFPHPYGFPAFGLCPKKDDVIMGEQSKAGLPGVLWPGTKDSAYPSFPVFWPTAGALPMPPYAQGPHKPPPEMLPLHRHADVDVSESTDTSKDSLADNDRCSSTQSARNDDDKSGDEGRPLEGPTLAPRKASYVSAFRPVVKDADCIAKLYGSRGAYTRTGYLSPDFLSESSSYRSVSPCVDSETEADVDVETSKTPEDEEPCRPLSLMCPRSPPGLTRSVSPSDSDCKGAPQEMDPLESQDAGPRVAPQSCDREVQSKHLADAHVAAPFSQVYTQERSELQQRSSPYRFRPASYQPAGLLPPDEGASKEEPSSTVEEVESKSLLEQSSEQNHREQDEDEDSARAVHAQRGIRTLAKEELQKQLLEQVELRKKLEREFQHLKDNFQDQMKRELSYREEMVQQLHIVRGGRHRRNRTPSLTEDLLLRSSRRLAPFLLQDVNSSPLHGVVHLQVSSAPTLTHAKAQTRTEP encoded by the exons ATGACTAAAGCGAACACCCCAGCAGCAACCGACACACTCCTCTTTTTGTCTCTCCACCACGCGTGTGACCGCGGCTGCGTGGGGCAAGACGAGAGGAGCGCAGCACCAGCACTGAAG CATCCATTCTTCCACAACATGGAACCCATTCCAGCGGGCCGCGACTCCAGCTCCTCGCCGGGCTCCAAGCAAGAACTTTCCTACCCGACCTCCAACAACCTGAAGCCCAACCAAGTGGGCGAGACGGTGCTGTACGGAATACCCATCGTGTCCCTGGTGATAGACTGCCAGGAGAGGCTGTGCCTGGCGCAGATCTCCAACACCTTGTTGAAGAACTACAGCTACAACGAGATCCACAACCGACGCGTGGCGCTGGGCATCACCTGCGTGCAGTGCACCCCCGTCCAGCTGGAGATTCTGCGCAGGGCCGGCGCCATGCCCATCTCCTCCCGGAGGTGCGGCATGATCACCAAGCGCGAGGCCGAGAGACTGTGCAAGTCCTTTCTGGGGGCTCACTCGCCTCCCAAACTCCCGGAAAATTTCGCCTTCGACGTGTGCCACGAGTGCTCGTGGGGCAGCCGAGGCAGCTTCATCCCGGCCAGGTACAACAGCTCCAGGGCCAAGTGCATCAAGTGCTCCTACTGCAACATGTATTTCTCCCCAAATAAATTCATATTCCATTCGCACCGTACGCCGGAGTCCAAGTACACGCAGCCAGACGCGGCGAATTTCAACTCGTGGAGGCGACACCTTAAATTAACCGATAAAAGCAACCAGACTGATGTTTTACACGCATGGGAAGACGTGAAGGCCATGTTCAACGGGGGCAGCCGAAAAAGGACGCTGCCAGGCTGCGGGTCGGAGTCCATCTCGCCTCTCAAGTCGCACGGTCCGAACCTGCACCGACAGTCCCCCGAGATACCCGCAAAGATCCTCAACTGTGAGGACAACCGGGTGAGCGTGGGCCCACGCAGCTACCCGGTCATCCCGGTGCCCAGTAAAGGCTTCGGGATGCTGCAAAAGATCCCTCCGCCGCTCTTCCCGCACCCTTACGGCTTCCCGGCATTTGGCCTCTGTCCGAAAAAGGACGACGTCATCATGGGCGAGCAAAGCAAGGCGGGCCTCCCGGGTGTCCTGTGGCCCGGTACCAAGGACAGCGCCTACCCTTCCTTCCCCGTCTTCTGGCCCACAGCGGGCGCACTGCCCATGCCTCCCTACGCCCAAGGCCCGCACAAACCTCCACCCGAGATGCTACCGCTCCACAGGCACGCGGACGTGGACGTTTCCGAGTCCACCGACACGTCCAAAGACAGCCTGGCCGACAACGACCGCTGCTCCAGCACCCAGTCCGCGCGCAACGACGACGACAAGTCCGGGGATGAAGGGAGGCCGCTGGAGGGGCCCACCCTGGCCCCACGCAAGGCCAGCTACGTGTCCGCCTTCCGGCCTGTGGTGAAGGACGCGGACTGCATCGCCAAGTTGTACGGCAGCAGAGGAGCCTACACCCGAACCGGGTACTTATCACCAGACTTTTTAAGCGAGAGCTCCAGCTACCGCTCCGTGTCTCCGTGCGTGGACAGCGAGACCGAGGCGGACGTGGACGTGGAAACCAGTAAAACGCCCGAGGACGAGGAGCCCTGCAGGCCCCTGTCCTTGATGTGTCCCCGAAGCCCTCCGGGGCTCACCCGCAGCGTGTCCCCGAGCGACTCGGACTGCAAGGGGGCGCCACAGGAGATGGATCCGCTCGAATCGCAGGATGCGGGGCCACGCGTGGCCCCGCAGTCCTGTGATAGAGAGGTGCAGAGCAAACACTTAGCAGACGCACACGTTGCTGCACCGTTTAGCCAA GTTTACACACAGGAGAGGAGCGAGTTGCAACAAAGGAGCAGTCCTTATCGTTTCAGACCTGCAAGCTACCAACCTGCAGGACTTTTACCTCCTG ATGAGGGTGCCAGCAAAGAGGAGCCGTCTTCCACGGTGGAGGAGGTGGAAAGCAAATCTTTACTGGAACAAAGCAGCGAGCAAAACCATCGAGAGCAGGATGAAG ACGAAGACTCAGCAAGAGCTGTACACGCACAAAGAGGCATACGAACTCTGGCAAAAG agGAACTACAGAAGCAATTATTAGAGCAGGTCGAGCTGAGGAAAAAGCTGGAACGTgaatttcaacatttaaaag ATAATTTCCAGGATCAGATGAAAAGAGAACTGTCCTACAGGGAGGAAATGGTCCAGCAGCTGCACATCGTCAGAG GTGGTCGCCACCGCAGAAACAGAACTCCGTCGTTAACCGAGGACCTCCTATTAAG AAGCTCACGACGCCTTGCACCATTTCTCCTGCAAGATGTTAACTCCTCGCCATTGCACGGGGTCGTGCACCTTCAAGTCTCCTCTGCTCCCACCCTGACGCACGCGAAGGCGCAAACACGCACGGAACCTTAG
- the skor1b gene encoding SKI family transcriptional corepressor 1 homolog-B isoform X3 has translation MTKANTPAATDTLLFLSLHHACDRGCVGQDERSAAPALKHPFFHNMEPIPAGRDSSSSPGSKQELSYPTSNNLKPNQVGETVLYGIPIVSLVIDCQERLCLAQISNTLLKNYSYNEIHNRRVALGITCVQCTPVQLEILRRAGAMPISSRRCGMITKREAERLCKSFLGAHSPPKLPENFAFDVCHECSWGSRGSFIPARYNSSRAKCIKCSYCNMYFSPNKFIFHSHRTPESKYTQPDAANFNSWRRHLKLTDKSNQTDVLHAWEDVKAMFNGGSRKRTLPGCGSESISPLKSHGPNLHRQSPEIPAKILNCEDNRVSVGPRSYPVIPVPSKGFGMLQKIPPPLFPHPYGFPAFGLCPKKDDVIMGEQSKAGLPGVLWPGTKDSAYPSFPVFWPTAGALPMPPYAQGPHKPPPEMLPLHRHADVDVSESTDTSKDSLADNDRCSSTQSARNDDDKSGDEGRPLEGPTLAPRKASYVSAFRPVVKDADCIAKLYGSRGAYTRTGYLSPDFLSESSSYRSVSPCVDSETEADVDVETSKTPEDEEPCRPLSLMCPRSPPGLTRSVSPSDSDCKGAPQEMDPLESQDAGPRVAPQSCDREVQSKHLADAHVAAPFSQVYTQERSELQQRSSPYRFRPASYQPAGLLPPDEGASKEEPSSTVEEVESKSLLEQSSEQNHREQDEDEDSARAVHAQRGIRTLAKEELQKQLLEQVELRKKLEREFQHLKDNFQDQMKRELSYREEMVQQLHIVREAHDALHHFSCKMLTPRHCTGSCTFKSPLLPP, from the exons ATGACTAAAGCGAACACCCCAGCAGCAACCGACACACTCCTCTTTTTGTCTCTCCACCACGCGTGTGACCGCGGCTGCGTGGGGCAAGACGAGAGGAGCGCAGCACCAGCACTGAAG CATCCATTCTTCCACAACATGGAACCCATTCCAGCGGGCCGCGACTCCAGCTCCTCGCCGGGCTCCAAGCAAGAACTTTCCTACCCGACCTCCAACAACCTGAAGCCCAACCAAGTGGGCGAGACGGTGCTGTACGGAATACCCATCGTGTCCCTGGTGATAGACTGCCAGGAGAGGCTGTGCCTGGCGCAGATCTCCAACACCTTGTTGAAGAACTACAGCTACAACGAGATCCACAACCGACGCGTGGCGCTGGGCATCACCTGCGTGCAGTGCACCCCCGTCCAGCTGGAGATTCTGCGCAGGGCCGGCGCCATGCCCATCTCCTCCCGGAGGTGCGGCATGATCACCAAGCGCGAGGCCGAGAGACTGTGCAAGTCCTTTCTGGGGGCTCACTCGCCTCCCAAACTCCCGGAAAATTTCGCCTTCGACGTGTGCCACGAGTGCTCGTGGGGCAGCCGAGGCAGCTTCATCCCGGCCAGGTACAACAGCTCCAGGGCCAAGTGCATCAAGTGCTCCTACTGCAACATGTATTTCTCCCCAAATAAATTCATATTCCATTCGCACCGTACGCCGGAGTCCAAGTACACGCAGCCAGACGCGGCGAATTTCAACTCGTGGAGGCGACACCTTAAATTAACCGATAAAAGCAACCAGACTGATGTTTTACACGCATGGGAAGACGTGAAGGCCATGTTCAACGGGGGCAGCCGAAAAAGGACGCTGCCAGGCTGCGGGTCGGAGTCCATCTCGCCTCTCAAGTCGCACGGTCCGAACCTGCACCGACAGTCCCCCGAGATACCCGCAAAGATCCTCAACTGTGAGGACAACCGGGTGAGCGTGGGCCCACGCAGCTACCCGGTCATCCCGGTGCCCAGTAAAGGCTTCGGGATGCTGCAAAAGATCCCTCCGCCGCTCTTCCCGCACCCTTACGGCTTCCCGGCATTTGGCCTCTGTCCGAAAAAGGACGACGTCATCATGGGCGAGCAAAGCAAGGCGGGCCTCCCGGGTGTCCTGTGGCCCGGTACCAAGGACAGCGCCTACCCTTCCTTCCCCGTCTTCTGGCCCACAGCGGGCGCACTGCCCATGCCTCCCTACGCCCAAGGCCCGCACAAACCTCCACCCGAGATGCTACCGCTCCACAGGCACGCGGACGTGGACGTTTCCGAGTCCACCGACACGTCCAAAGACAGCCTGGCCGACAACGACCGCTGCTCCAGCACCCAGTCCGCGCGCAACGACGACGACAAGTCCGGGGATGAAGGGAGGCCGCTGGAGGGGCCCACCCTGGCCCCACGCAAGGCCAGCTACGTGTCCGCCTTCCGGCCTGTGGTGAAGGACGCGGACTGCATCGCCAAGTTGTACGGCAGCAGAGGAGCCTACACCCGAACCGGGTACTTATCACCAGACTTTTTAAGCGAGAGCTCCAGCTACCGCTCCGTGTCTCCGTGCGTGGACAGCGAGACCGAGGCGGACGTGGACGTGGAAACCAGTAAAACGCCCGAGGACGAGGAGCCCTGCAGGCCCCTGTCCTTGATGTGTCCCCGAAGCCCTCCGGGGCTCACCCGCAGCGTGTCCCCGAGCGACTCGGACTGCAAGGGGGCGCCACAGGAGATGGATCCGCTCGAATCGCAGGATGCGGGGCCACGCGTGGCCCCGCAGTCCTGTGATAGAGAGGTGCAGAGCAAACACTTAGCAGACGCACACGTTGCTGCACCGTTTAGCCAA GTTTACACACAGGAGAGGAGCGAGTTGCAACAAAGGAGCAGTCCTTATCGTTTCAGACCTGCAAGCTACCAACCTGCAGGACTTTTACCTCCTG ATGAGGGTGCCAGCAAAGAGGAGCCGTCTTCCACGGTGGAGGAGGTGGAAAGCAAATCTTTACTGGAACAAAGCAGCGAGCAAAACCATCGAGAGCAGGATGAAG ACGAAGACTCAGCAAGAGCTGTACACGCACAAAGAGGCATACGAACTCTGGCAAAAG agGAACTACAGAAGCAATTATTAGAGCAGGTCGAGCTGAGGAAAAAGCTGGAACGTgaatttcaacatttaaaag ATAATTTCCAGGATCAGATGAAAAGAGAACTGTCCTACAGGGAGGAAATGGTCCAGCAGCTGCACATCGTCAGAG AAGCTCACGACGCCTTGCACCATTTCTCCTGCAAGATGTTAACTCCTCGCCATTGCACGGGGTCGTGCACCTTCAAGTCTCCTCTGCTCCCACCCTGA
- the skor1b gene encoding SKI family transcriptional corepressor 1 homolog-B isoform X4: MTKANTPAATDTLLFLSLHHACDRGCVGQDERSAAPALKHPFFHNMEPIPAGRDSSSSPGSKQELSYPTSNNLKPNQVGETVLYGIPIVSLVIDCQERLCLAQISNTLLKNYSYNEIHNRRVALGITCVQCTPVQLEILRRAGAMPISSRRCGMITKREAERLCKSFLGAHSPPKLPENFAFDVCHECSWGSRGSFIPARYNSSRAKCIKCSYCNMYFSPNKFIFHSHRTPESKYTQPDAANFNSWRRHLKLTDKSNQTDVLHAWEDVKAMFNGGSRKRTLPGCGSESISPLKSHGPNLHRQSPEIPAKILNCEDNRVSVGPRSYPVIPVPSKGFGMLQKIPPPLFPHPYGFPAFGLCPKKDDVIMGEQSKAGLPGVLWPGTKDSAYPSFPVFWPTAGALPMPPYAQGPHKPPPEMLPLHRHADVDVSESTDTSKDSLADNDRCSSTQSARNDDDKSGDEGRPLEGPTLAPRKASYVSAFRPVVKDADCIAKLYGSRGAYTRTGYLSPDFLSESSSYRSVSPCVDSETEADVDVETSKTPEDEEPCRPLSLMCPRSPPGLTRSVSPSDSDCKGAPQEMDPLESQDAGPRVAPQSCDREVQSKHLADAHVAAPFSQVYTQERSELQQRSSPYRFRPASYQPAGLLPPDEGASKEEPSSTVEEVESKSLLEQSSEQNHREQDEDEDSARAVHAQRGIRTLAKEELQKQLLEQVELRKKLEREFQHLKDNFQDQMKRELSYREEMVQQLHIVRAHDALHHFSCKMLTPRHCTGSCTFKSPLLPP; this comes from the exons ATGACTAAAGCGAACACCCCAGCAGCAACCGACACACTCCTCTTTTTGTCTCTCCACCACGCGTGTGACCGCGGCTGCGTGGGGCAAGACGAGAGGAGCGCAGCACCAGCACTGAAG CATCCATTCTTCCACAACATGGAACCCATTCCAGCGGGCCGCGACTCCAGCTCCTCGCCGGGCTCCAAGCAAGAACTTTCCTACCCGACCTCCAACAACCTGAAGCCCAACCAAGTGGGCGAGACGGTGCTGTACGGAATACCCATCGTGTCCCTGGTGATAGACTGCCAGGAGAGGCTGTGCCTGGCGCAGATCTCCAACACCTTGTTGAAGAACTACAGCTACAACGAGATCCACAACCGACGCGTGGCGCTGGGCATCACCTGCGTGCAGTGCACCCCCGTCCAGCTGGAGATTCTGCGCAGGGCCGGCGCCATGCCCATCTCCTCCCGGAGGTGCGGCATGATCACCAAGCGCGAGGCCGAGAGACTGTGCAAGTCCTTTCTGGGGGCTCACTCGCCTCCCAAACTCCCGGAAAATTTCGCCTTCGACGTGTGCCACGAGTGCTCGTGGGGCAGCCGAGGCAGCTTCATCCCGGCCAGGTACAACAGCTCCAGGGCCAAGTGCATCAAGTGCTCCTACTGCAACATGTATTTCTCCCCAAATAAATTCATATTCCATTCGCACCGTACGCCGGAGTCCAAGTACACGCAGCCAGACGCGGCGAATTTCAACTCGTGGAGGCGACACCTTAAATTAACCGATAAAAGCAACCAGACTGATGTTTTACACGCATGGGAAGACGTGAAGGCCATGTTCAACGGGGGCAGCCGAAAAAGGACGCTGCCAGGCTGCGGGTCGGAGTCCATCTCGCCTCTCAAGTCGCACGGTCCGAACCTGCACCGACAGTCCCCCGAGATACCCGCAAAGATCCTCAACTGTGAGGACAACCGGGTGAGCGTGGGCCCACGCAGCTACCCGGTCATCCCGGTGCCCAGTAAAGGCTTCGGGATGCTGCAAAAGATCCCTCCGCCGCTCTTCCCGCACCCTTACGGCTTCCCGGCATTTGGCCTCTGTCCGAAAAAGGACGACGTCATCATGGGCGAGCAAAGCAAGGCGGGCCTCCCGGGTGTCCTGTGGCCCGGTACCAAGGACAGCGCCTACCCTTCCTTCCCCGTCTTCTGGCCCACAGCGGGCGCACTGCCCATGCCTCCCTACGCCCAAGGCCCGCACAAACCTCCACCCGAGATGCTACCGCTCCACAGGCACGCGGACGTGGACGTTTCCGAGTCCACCGACACGTCCAAAGACAGCCTGGCCGACAACGACCGCTGCTCCAGCACCCAGTCCGCGCGCAACGACGACGACAAGTCCGGGGATGAAGGGAGGCCGCTGGAGGGGCCCACCCTGGCCCCACGCAAGGCCAGCTACGTGTCCGCCTTCCGGCCTGTGGTGAAGGACGCGGACTGCATCGCCAAGTTGTACGGCAGCAGAGGAGCCTACACCCGAACCGGGTACTTATCACCAGACTTTTTAAGCGAGAGCTCCAGCTACCGCTCCGTGTCTCCGTGCGTGGACAGCGAGACCGAGGCGGACGTGGACGTGGAAACCAGTAAAACGCCCGAGGACGAGGAGCCCTGCAGGCCCCTGTCCTTGATGTGTCCCCGAAGCCCTCCGGGGCTCACCCGCAGCGTGTCCCCGAGCGACTCGGACTGCAAGGGGGCGCCACAGGAGATGGATCCGCTCGAATCGCAGGATGCGGGGCCACGCGTGGCCCCGCAGTCCTGTGATAGAGAGGTGCAGAGCAAACACTTAGCAGACGCACACGTTGCTGCACCGTTTAGCCAA GTTTACACACAGGAGAGGAGCGAGTTGCAACAAAGGAGCAGTCCTTATCGTTTCAGACCTGCAAGCTACCAACCTGCAGGACTTTTACCTCCTG ATGAGGGTGCCAGCAAAGAGGAGCCGTCTTCCACGGTGGAGGAGGTGGAAAGCAAATCTTTACTGGAACAAAGCAGCGAGCAAAACCATCGAGAGCAGGATGAAG ACGAAGACTCAGCAAGAGCTGTACACGCACAAAGAGGCATACGAACTCTGGCAAAAG agGAACTACAGAAGCAATTATTAGAGCAGGTCGAGCTGAGGAAAAAGCTGGAACGTgaatttcaacatttaaaag ATAATTTCCAGGATCAGATGAAAAGAGAACTGTCCTACAGGGAGGAAATGGTCCAGCAGCTGCACATCGTCAGAG CTCACGACGCCTTGCACCATTTCTCCTGCAAGATGTTAACTCCTCGCCATTGCACGGGGTCGTGCACCTTCAAGTCTCCTCTGCTCCCACCCTGA
- the skor1b gene encoding SKI family transcriptional corepressor 1 homolog-B isoform X2 — MTKANTPAATDTLLFLSLHHACDRGCVGQDERSAAPALKHPFFHNMEPIPAGRDSSSSPGSKQELSYPTSNNLKPNQVGETVLYGIPIVSLVIDCQERLCLAQISNTLLKNYSYNEIHNRRVALGITCVQCTPVQLEILRRAGAMPISSRRCGMITKREAERLCKSFLGAHSPPKLPENFAFDVCHECSWGSRGSFIPARYNSSRAKCIKCSYCNMYFSPNKFIFHSHRTPESKYTQPDAANFNSWRRHLKLTDKSNQTDVLHAWEDVKAMFNGGSRKRTLPGCGSESISPLKSHGPNLHRQSPEIPAKILNCEDNRVSVGPRSYPVIPVPSKGFGMLQKIPPPLFPHPYGFPAFGLCPKKDDVIMGEQSKAGLPGVLWPGTKDSAYPSFPVFWPTAGALPMPPYAQGPHKPPPEMLPLHRHADVDVSESTDTSKDSLADNDRCSSTQSARNDDDKSGDEGRPLEGPTLAPRKASYVSAFRPVVKDADCIAKLYGSRGAYTRTGYLSPDFLSESSSYRSVSPCVDSETEADVDVETSKTPEDEEPCRPLSLMCPRSPPGLTRSVSPSDSDCKGAPQEMDPLESQDAGPRVAPQSCDREVQSKHLADAHVAAPFSQVYTQERSELQQRSSPYRFRPASYQPAGLLPPDEGASKEEPSSTVEEVESKSLLEQSSEQNHREQDEDEDSARAVHAQRGIRTLAKEELQKQLLEQVELRKKLEREFQHLKDNFQDQMKRELSYREEMVQQLHIVRGGRHRRNRTPSLTEDLLLSSRRLAPFLLQDVNSSPLHGVVHLQVSSAPTLTHAKAQTRTEP; from the exons ATGACTAAAGCGAACACCCCAGCAGCAACCGACACACTCCTCTTTTTGTCTCTCCACCACGCGTGTGACCGCGGCTGCGTGGGGCAAGACGAGAGGAGCGCAGCACCAGCACTGAAG CATCCATTCTTCCACAACATGGAACCCATTCCAGCGGGCCGCGACTCCAGCTCCTCGCCGGGCTCCAAGCAAGAACTTTCCTACCCGACCTCCAACAACCTGAAGCCCAACCAAGTGGGCGAGACGGTGCTGTACGGAATACCCATCGTGTCCCTGGTGATAGACTGCCAGGAGAGGCTGTGCCTGGCGCAGATCTCCAACACCTTGTTGAAGAACTACAGCTACAACGAGATCCACAACCGACGCGTGGCGCTGGGCATCACCTGCGTGCAGTGCACCCCCGTCCAGCTGGAGATTCTGCGCAGGGCCGGCGCCATGCCCATCTCCTCCCGGAGGTGCGGCATGATCACCAAGCGCGAGGCCGAGAGACTGTGCAAGTCCTTTCTGGGGGCTCACTCGCCTCCCAAACTCCCGGAAAATTTCGCCTTCGACGTGTGCCACGAGTGCTCGTGGGGCAGCCGAGGCAGCTTCATCCCGGCCAGGTACAACAGCTCCAGGGCCAAGTGCATCAAGTGCTCCTACTGCAACATGTATTTCTCCCCAAATAAATTCATATTCCATTCGCACCGTACGCCGGAGTCCAAGTACACGCAGCCAGACGCGGCGAATTTCAACTCGTGGAGGCGACACCTTAAATTAACCGATAAAAGCAACCAGACTGATGTTTTACACGCATGGGAAGACGTGAAGGCCATGTTCAACGGGGGCAGCCGAAAAAGGACGCTGCCAGGCTGCGGGTCGGAGTCCATCTCGCCTCTCAAGTCGCACGGTCCGAACCTGCACCGACAGTCCCCCGAGATACCCGCAAAGATCCTCAACTGTGAGGACAACCGGGTGAGCGTGGGCCCACGCAGCTACCCGGTCATCCCGGTGCCCAGTAAAGGCTTCGGGATGCTGCAAAAGATCCCTCCGCCGCTCTTCCCGCACCCTTACGGCTTCCCGGCATTTGGCCTCTGTCCGAAAAAGGACGACGTCATCATGGGCGAGCAAAGCAAGGCGGGCCTCCCGGGTGTCCTGTGGCCCGGTACCAAGGACAGCGCCTACCCTTCCTTCCCCGTCTTCTGGCCCACAGCGGGCGCACTGCCCATGCCTCCCTACGCCCAAGGCCCGCACAAACCTCCACCCGAGATGCTACCGCTCCACAGGCACGCGGACGTGGACGTTTCCGAGTCCACCGACACGTCCAAAGACAGCCTGGCCGACAACGACCGCTGCTCCAGCACCCAGTCCGCGCGCAACGACGACGACAAGTCCGGGGATGAAGGGAGGCCGCTGGAGGGGCCCACCCTGGCCCCACGCAAGGCCAGCTACGTGTCCGCCTTCCGGCCTGTGGTGAAGGACGCGGACTGCATCGCCAAGTTGTACGGCAGCAGAGGAGCCTACACCCGAACCGGGTACTTATCACCAGACTTTTTAAGCGAGAGCTCCAGCTACCGCTCCGTGTCTCCGTGCGTGGACAGCGAGACCGAGGCGGACGTGGACGTGGAAACCAGTAAAACGCCCGAGGACGAGGAGCCCTGCAGGCCCCTGTCCTTGATGTGTCCCCGAAGCCCTCCGGGGCTCACCCGCAGCGTGTCCCCGAGCGACTCGGACTGCAAGGGGGCGCCACAGGAGATGGATCCGCTCGAATCGCAGGATGCGGGGCCACGCGTGGCCCCGCAGTCCTGTGATAGAGAGGTGCAGAGCAAACACTTAGCAGACGCACACGTTGCTGCACCGTTTAGCCAA GTTTACACACAGGAGAGGAGCGAGTTGCAACAAAGGAGCAGTCCTTATCGTTTCAGACCTGCAAGCTACCAACCTGCAGGACTTTTACCTCCTG ATGAGGGTGCCAGCAAAGAGGAGCCGTCTTCCACGGTGGAGGAGGTGGAAAGCAAATCTTTACTGGAACAAAGCAGCGAGCAAAACCATCGAGAGCAGGATGAAG ACGAAGACTCAGCAAGAGCTGTACACGCACAAAGAGGCATACGAACTCTGGCAAAAG agGAACTACAGAAGCAATTATTAGAGCAGGTCGAGCTGAGGAAAAAGCTGGAACGTgaatttcaacatttaaaag ATAATTTCCAGGATCAGATGAAAAGAGAACTGTCCTACAGGGAGGAAATGGTCCAGCAGCTGCACATCGTCAGAG GTGGTCGCCACCGCAGAAACAGAACTCCGTCGTTAACCGAGGACCTCCTATTAAG CTCACGACGCCTTGCACCATTTCTCCTGCAAGATGTTAACTCCTCGCCATTGCACGGGGTCGTGCACCTTCAAGTCTCCTCTGCTCCCACCCTGACGCACGCGAAGGCGCAAACACGCACGGAACCTTAG